The uncultured Acidilobus sp. JCHS genome contains a region encoding:
- a CDS encoding phosphoglycerate mutase, BPG-dependent, family 1 encodes MAVLALLRHGESLWNEENRFTGWIDVPLTERGRQEALRAGLLLRGYRFDVAYTSVLQRAVETLELVMLAMGYRVPVIRDWHLNERSYGDLQGLNKDEAAKVYGEEQVRTWRRSYRAVPPNGESLEMTQRRVVPFFRNTIMLDLRDGKNVLVVAHGNSLRALVMYLEDIPEDVIPTVEIPTGQPIIYEVEFEKDKLVIKSKKVLS; translated from the coding sequence ATGGCGGTGCTCGCCTTACTTAGGCACGGGGAGTCCTTATGGAACGAGGAGAACAGGTTCACAGGCTGGATTGACGTGCCCTTGACCGAGAGGGGGAGGCAGGAGGCCCTCAGGGCGGGGCTACTGTTAAGGGGCTACAGGTTTGACGTCGCTTACACGAGCGTCCTGCAGAGGGCTGTGGAGACCCTGGAGCTCGTTATGCTCGCTATGGGCTACAGGGTGCCGGTGATAAGGGACTGGCACCTGAACGAGAGGAGCTACGGGGACCTGCAGGGGTTAAACAAGGACGAGGCGGCCAAGGTCTATGGGGAGGAGCAGGTGAGGACGTGGAGGAGGAGCTACAGGGCCGTGCCCCCTAACGGCGAGAGCCTTGAGATGACGCAGAGGAGGGTCGTCCCCTTCTTCAGGAACACGATAATGCTTGACCTGAGGGACGGCAAGAACGTGCTCGTGGTAGCCCACGGGAACAGCCTGAGGGCCCTCGTGATGTACCTGGAGGACATCCCTGAGGACGTCATTCCGACCGTTGAGATCCCGACGGGGCAACCAATTATTTATGAAGTAGAATTTGAAAAGGACAAATTAGTTATAAAGTCCAAGAAGGTCTTATCATGA
- a CDS encoding OB-fold nucleic acid binding domain: MQVKDLAPGANVDSITVKVVSVGEPRSVIGRDGSSHRVADALVGDETGSVLMTLWDRNIEAVRAGAVIEVRNGFVGTFKGHMRLNLGRGGTIRESDAEIVNVNTSNNISDRVVESPPPRRGFGGRLRRRF; encoded by the coding sequence GTGCAGGTTAAGGACCTAGCTCCTGGCGCCAACGTTGACAGCATAACCGTGAAGGTCGTCAGCGTTGGGGAGCCAAGGAGCGTGATAGGGAGGGACGGCTCATCCCACAGGGTGGCTGACGCCCTCGTAGGCGACGAGACCGGGAGCGTCCTCATGACGCTCTGGGACAGGAACATAGAGGCCGTGAGGGCCGGGGCAGTTATAGAGGTGAGGAACGGCTTCGTGGGCACCTTCAAGGGGCACATGAGGCTCAACCTGGGCAGGGGAGGGACCATAAGGGAGTCCGACGCCGAGATAGTCAATGTAAACACCTCCAACAACATATCCGACAGGGTCGTCGAGTCCCCGCCGCCCAGGAGGGGCTTCGGAGGCAGGCTCAGGCGCAGGTTCTGA